One part of the Sesamum indicum cultivar Zhongzhi No. 13 linkage group LG14, S_indicum_v1.0, whole genome shotgun sequence genome encodes these proteins:
- the LOC105176548 gene encoding uncharacterized protein LOC105176548, with product MKDFSKINVKRDCRVCHKVFSSAKALGGHMRIHVNEVKNKDLTVSRNSTSLRAHHHSIKPKKQNPREDCHKNMVGVITEPICMICGREFPSMKSLFGHMRCHPERDWRGIRPPSTAKINSSDHTSSLWDTDQDQVDVVVSTSQGNDQVVDLVESLRGWPVTARRGRKALTADSMLGFSGPSKEHDQLHKAVDYLLMLGRGSSCRNAQSHSRNMDSSEAASSNLPVSSANPGSTSNKPKIRKSSSKFRTNSPVEKSGKEKSTRSTDVLGESTKKLCGSVLNYDQLDNRDCDSAKFDNIRRKRKKMKLSELEQAPKISPVTPEQQKMAAGRTANHWCNTRQKSFSSHNRLKIIILDSIGKSSNAGTSLNSVEATQHEYCMVCNKNFPAAQALGSHKMCGRTGAPMSQHVSASSRRVLNFDLNEVPPSED from the coding sequence ATGAAAGATTTTAGCAAGATTAATGTCAAAAGGGATTGTCGTGTTTGTCATAAAGTGTTTAGCTCAGCCAAAGCTTTGGGGGGTCACATGAGAATTCACGTTAACGAGGTCAAGAACAAAGATCTAACTGTCTCCAGGAACAGTACGTCTCTTCGAGCTCATCATCACTCCATCAAGCCCAAGAAACAAAACCCGCGCGAGGATTGCCACAAGAACATGGTTGGTGTAATCACGGAACCAATTTGTATGATATGTGGTAGAGAATTTCCGTCGATGAAGTCGTTGTTTGGGCACATGAGGTGCCATCCGGAGAGGGATTGGAGGGGAATTCGTCCGCCTTCGACTGCAAAAATTAACAGCTCTGATCATACTTCTTCCTTGTGGGACACTGATCAAGATCAGGTAGATGTAGTTGTATCTACCAGCCAAGGAAATGATCAAGTAGTTGATTTGGTTGAATCTTTGAGGGGGTGGCCGGTGACGGCCAGGCGAGGCCGCAAGGCCCTGACTGCAGATTCAATGTTGGGGTTCTCGGGTCCATCAAAGGAACATGACCAGCTGCACAAAGCAGTTGATTATCTACTGATGCTTGGTCGAGGGAGTTCATGCCGGAATGCGCAATCCCATAGTCGAAACATGGATTCATCTGAGGCTGCGAGTAGTAATTTACCAGTTTCCAGCGCTAATCCAGGTTCTACATCAAACAAGCCAAAGATTCGTAAATCTTCATCGAAATTCAGAACCAATTCTCCAGTTGAGAAGTCCGGAAAGGAGAAGAGTACCAGGTCAACCGATGTTCTTGGAGAATCAACCAAGAAATTATGTGGTAGTGTCTTAAATTATGATCAATTGGACAACAGAGACTGTGACAGTGCAAAATTCGACAACATCaggaggaaaaggaaaaagatgaaGCTGTCTGAGTTAGAACAGGCACCAAAAATCAGTCCAGTAACTCCAGAACAACAAAAGATGGCTGCTGGGAGAACAGCCAACCACTGGTGCAACACCCGCCAGAAGTCATTCTCAAGTCACAACAGACTCAAGATCATCATTCTTGATTCAATTGGTAAATCCAGTAACGCTGGCACGAGCTTGAATTCGGTGGAGGCAACACAGCATGAGTACTGCATGGTATGCAACAAGAATTTTCCAGCAGCTCAGGCTCTTGGGAGTCACAAGATGTGCGGCAGGACGGGCGCTCCAATGAGCCAGCACGTGTCAGCCAGTAGCCGGAGAGTGCTGAATTTTGATCTCAATGAAGTTCCTCCATCAGAAGATTGA
- the LOC105176549 gene encoding uncharacterized WD repeat-containing protein C2A9.03-like isoform X2 translates to MLLILFGRFHFQNSRNQDTTAAQARGGRDIQGIPWERLNITREKYRQTRLEQYKNYENISQSGEVSEKECKTTEKGGSYYEFRRNSRSVRSTILHFQLRNLVWATSKHDVYLMSHYSVMHWSSLTHTKSEVLNVSGHVAPCEKHPGSLLEGFTQTQVSTLAVKDKLLVAGGFHGELICKYLDRPGVSYCTRTTYDDNAITNAVEIYTSSSGAVHFVASNNDCGVRDFDLESFQLSKHLPFSWPVNHTSLSPDGRFLLIVGDDPDGILVDFRSGEVIASLRGHLDYSFASAWHPSGLTFATGNQDRTCRIWDMRNLANSVTALKGNLGAIRSIRYTSDGKFMAMAEPADFVHVFDVESGYEKEQEIDFFGEISGMSFSPDTESLFVGVWDRTYGSLIEFGRRRQFSYLDTIV, encoded by the exons ATGCTGTTAATCTTGTTTGGCCGTTTTCATTTCCAA AATAGTAGAAACCAAGACACTACAGCAGCTCAAGCTAGAGGAGGCAGAGATATCCAAGGGATTCCCTGGGAAAGGCTCAATATAACAAGAGAGAAATATAGGCAGACTAGATTAGAACAGTAtaagaattatgaaaatatttctcaatcTGGAGAGGTGTCAGAAAAG GAATGCAAAACCACTGAGAAAGGCGGCTCATACTATGAATTCCGACGAAATTCAAGATCTGTGAGATCGACAATTCTGCATTTTCAG TTGAGAAATTTGGTATGGGCTACATCAAAGCATGATGTTTACCTTATGTCACATTACTCAGTTATGCATTGGTCCTCATTAACACATACCAAGTCTGAAGTTCTTAACGTATCAGGACATGTAGCACCTTGTGAG AAACATCCTGGAAGCTTGTTGGAAGGATTTACTCAGACCCAGGTCAGCACTCTAGCAGTGAAAGATAAGCTGCTAGTTGCTGGGGGATTTCATGGAGAACTAATCTGCAAG TATTTGGACAGACCTGGAGTTTCTTACTGTACGCGGACTACCTATGATGATAATGCCATCACCAATGCTGTTGAGATATACACGTCTAGCAG CGGTGCAGTTCATTTTGTAGCTTCAAATAATGATTGTGGGGTTAGAGATTTTGATCTGGAAAGTTTCCAACTGTCTAAACATTTGCCGTTTTCTTGGCCGGTGAAT CATACTTCTCTCAGCCCTGATGGTAGGTTTCTCTTAATTGTCGGAGATGATCCCGATGGTATATTGGTGGATTTTAGGAGCGGAGAG GTAATTGCATCTTTGCGCGGTCATTTGGACTACTCCTTTGCCTCAGCATGGCATCCCAGCGGCTTAACTTTTGCTACTGGGAACCAGGACAGAACCTGCCGAATTTGGGACATGAGAAATCTTGCAAATTCAGTCACTGCCTTGAAGGGTAATCTTGGAGCCATTCGTTCCATACGATACACATCTGACGGCAAATTCATGGCCATGGCCGAACCTGCAGATTTCGTCCATGTTTTTGACGTAGAAAGCGGGTATGAGAAGGAGCAGGAAATTGATTTCTTTGGTGAGATATCTGGCATGTCATTTAGTCCCGATACAGAATCGCTTTTCGTTGGAGTGTGGGATCGTACATACGGTAGTCTTATTGAGTTTGGGAGACGTAGGCAGTTCTCGTATCTGGATACTATTGTCTAA
- the LOC105176549 gene encoding uncharacterized WD repeat-containing protein C2A9.03-like isoform X1 → MMSRQRGNHADDMEEEYEMEGVDDMMDEFHGRDGGASDSDVNEFDYMNSRNQDTTAAQARGGRDIQGIPWERLNITREKYRQTRLEQYKNYENISQSGEVSEKECKTTEKGGSYYEFRRNSRSVRSTILHFQLRNLVWATSKHDVYLMSHYSVMHWSSLTHTKSEVLNVSGHVAPCEKHPGSLLEGFTQTQVSTLAVKDKLLVAGGFHGELICKYLDRPGVSYCTRTTYDDNAITNAVEIYTSSSGAVHFVASNNDCGVRDFDLESFQLSKHLPFSWPVNHTSLSPDGRFLLIVGDDPDGILVDFRSGEVIASLRGHLDYSFASAWHPSGLTFATGNQDRTCRIWDMRNLANSVTALKGNLGAIRSIRYTSDGKFMAMAEPADFVHVFDVESGYEKEQEIDFFGEISGMSFSPDTESLFVGVWDRTYGSLIEFGRRRQFSYLDTIV, encoded by the exons ATGATGTCCCGCCAGCGAGGAAACCATGCTGATGACATGgaagaagaatatgaaatGGAAGGGGTAGATGATATGATGGATGAGTTCCATGGAAGAGATGGTGGTGCCTCAGACTCTGATGTGAATGAATTTGACTACATG AATAGTAGAAACCAAGACACTACAGCAGCTCAAGCTAGAGGAGGCAGAGATATCCAAGGGATTCCCTGGGAAAGGCTCAATATAACAAGAGAGAAATATAGGCAGACTAGATTAGAACAGTAtaagaattatgaaaatatttctcaatcTGGAGAGGTGTCAGAAAAG GAATGCAAAACCACTGAGAAAGGCGGCTCATACTATGAATTCCGACGAAATTCAAGATCTGTGAGATCGACAATTCTGCATTTTCAG TTGAGAAATTTGGTATGGGCTACATCAAAGCATGATGTTTACCTTATGTCACATTACTCAGTTATGCATTGGTCCTCATTAACACATACCAAGTCTGAAGTTCTTAACGTATCAGGACATGTAGCACCTTGTGAG AAACATCCTGGAAGCTTGTTGGAAGGATTTACTCAGACCCAGGTCAGCACTCTAGCAGTGAAAGATAAGCTGCTAGTTGCTGGGGGATTTCATGGAGAACTAATCTGCAAG TATTTGGACAGACCTGGAGTTTCTTACTGTACGCGGACTACCTATGATGATAATGCCATCACCAATGCTGTTGAGATATACACGTCTAGCAG CGGTGCAGTTCATTTTGTAGCTTCAAATAATGATTGTGGGGTTAGAGATTTTGATCTGGAAAGTTTCCAACTGTCTAAACATTTGCCGTTTTCTTGGCCGGTGAAT CATACTTCTCTCAGCCCTGATGGTAGGTTTCTCTTAATTGTCGGAGATGATCCCGATGGTATATTGGTGGATTTTAGGAGCGGAGAG GTAATTGCATCTTTGCGCGGTCATTTGGACTACTCCTTTGCCTCAGCATGGCATCCCAGCGGCTTAACTTTTGCTACTGGGAACCAGGACAGAACCTGCCGAATTTGGGACATGAGAAATCTTGCAAATTCAGTCACTGCCTTGAAGGGTAATCTTGGAGCCATTCGTTCCATACGATACACATCTGACGGCAAATTCATGGCCATGGCCGAACCTGCAGATTTCGTCCATGTTTTTGACGTAGAAAGCGGGTATGAGAAGGAGCAGGAAATTGATTTCTTTGGTGAGATATCTGGCATGTCATTTAGTCCCGATACAGAATCGCTTTTCGTTGGAGTGTGGGATCGTACATACGGTAGTCTTATTGAGTTTGGGAGACGTAGGCAGTTCTCGTATCTGGATACTATTGTCTAA